Proteins encoded in a region of the Triticum dicoccoides isolate Atlit2015 ecotype Zavitan chromosome 3A, WEW_v2.0, whole genome shotgun sequence genome:
- the LOC119268695 gene encoding ABC transporter G family member STR2-like, producing the protein MAQPNHRYGGHRDLEAVIDMDHPEKPTAKGGSRFSFTGGLEFTSLTYTVVKKQRGVGGEWEKKDVDLLHEITGYAPKGCVTAVMGPSGAGKSTFLDALAGRISSLDGRVALDGVEMSPSVIKRSSAYVMQDDRLFPMLTVYETLLFAADFRLGSAVSPSDKKLRVDNLIEQLGLTTSRNTYIGDEGTRGVSGGERRRVSIGVDIIHGPALLFLDEPTSGLDSTSAHSVIEKVHDIACAGSTVVLTIHQPSSRILQLLDHLIILARGQLMYSGGPKEVTAHLGRMGRKVPKGENSIEHLLDVIQEYDQSEFGVNALAEFCLTGLKPRKLAAEGISTVSSIPPTPVGPGGEDFDHSLRSQHSKSPWSGAQFTPSRRPKKDQSGKSQNPPRYGPEIVMGTPTPLSSISVYTVNEADYLSPAQRASATGAPGVGINALGHRGKFANSYAAEVWVLMRRNFTNIWRTPELFLSRLMVLTVMGFLMATMFTKPKDNTQGITNRLSFFIFTVCVFFFSSNDAVPAFIQERFIFIRETSHNAYRASAYVVAGVITYLPFLLLQSAAYALITWWAIGLHGQFVYFLVMLYASLLSTNSFVVFISSIVPNFILGYAAVIAFTALFFLFCGYFVDSQSIPQGWKWMNTVSTMKYPYEGLLMNEFGGTRIFSSNPPLDGNAILENLTISVHKDRKWRMVLYLLGWAVFYRVLFYLVLRFASKNKRK; encoded by the exons ATGGCGCAGCCGAACCACCGGTACGGCGGCCACCGTGACCTGGAAGCCGTGATAGACATGGACCACCCGGAGAAGCCGACCGCGAAAGGCGGCAGCCGGTTCAGCTTCACCGGCGGGCTGGAGTTCACCAGCCTTACGTACACGGTGGTCAAGAAGCAGCGCGGAGTCGGCGGGGAGTGGGAGAAGAAGGACGTGGACCTTCTGCACGAGATCACGGGGTACGCGCCCAAAGGCTGCGTCACCGCCGTGATGGGTCCCAGCGGCGCCGGCAAGTCGACATTCCTGGACGCGCTCGCCGGGCGCATCTCCAGCCTCGACGGCCGCGTGGCGCTCGACGGCGTCGAGATGAGCCCCAGCGTCATCAAGCGTTCGTCCGCCTACGTCATGCAGGACGACCGCCTCTTCCCCATGCTCACCGTCTACGAGACGCTCTTGTTCGCCGCCGACTTCCGCCTCGGCTCCGCCGTTTCCCCCTCCGACAAGAAGCTCCGCGTCGACAACCTCATCGAGCAGCTCGGACTCACG ACATCAAGAAACACGTACATCGGGGACGAGGGCACGAGGGGCGTGTCCGGCGGAGAGCGCCGGCGCGTCTCGATCGGCGTGGACATCATCCACGGGCCGGCGCTGCTGTTCCTCGACGAGCCGACGTCGGGGCTCGACTCGACGAGCGCGCACAGCGTGATCGAGAAGGTGCACGACATCGCGTGCGCAGGGAGCACCGTGGTGCTGACCATCCACCAGCCGTCGTCGCGGATCCTGCAGCTCCTCGACCACCTCATCATCCTGGCACGCGGGCAGCTAATGTACAGCGGCGGGCCCAAGGAGGTGACCGCGCACCTCGGCCGCATGGGCCGCAAGGTGCCCAAAGGGGAGAACTCCATCGAGCACCTCCTCGACGTCATCCAGGAGTACGACCAGTCCGAGTTCGGCGTCAACGCCCTCGCCGAGTTCTGCCTCACCGGTCTGAAGCCGCGCAAGCTCGCCGCCGAGGGGATCTCCACCGTGTCTAGCATCCCTCCGACACCGGTTGGGCCCGGGGGCGAGGACTTCGACCACAGCCTCAGGAGCCAGCACTCCAAGTCCCCGTGGAGCGGCGCGCAGTTCACGCCGTCCCGGCGCCCCAAGAAAGATCAAAGCGGCAAGTCACAGAACCCTCCAAG GTACGGGCCGGAGATCGTGATGGGGACGCCGACGCCGCTGAGCAGCATCTCGGTGTACACGGTGAACGAGGCCGACTACCTGTCGCCGGCGCAGCGCGCGTCCGCCACGGGGGCGCCCGGCGTGGGCATCAACGCGCTGGGGCACCGCGGCAAGTTCGCCAACTCGTACGCGGCGGAGGTGTGGGTGCTGATGCGgcgcaacttcaccaacatctggcGCACGCCGGAGCTGTTCCTGTCGCGGCTGATGGTGCTGACGGTGATGGGGTTCCTGATGGCCACCATGTTCACCAAGCCCAAGGACAACACGCAGGGCATCAccaaccggctcagcttcttcatcTTCACCGTGtgcgtcttcttcttctcctccaacGACGCGGTCCCGGCCTTCATCCAGGAGCGCTTCATCTTCATCAGGGAGACCTCGCACAACGCGTACCGCGCGTCCGCGTACGTGGTCGCCGGGGTGATCACGTACCTGCCCTTCCTCCTGCTCCAGTCCGCCGCCTACGCCCTCATCACCTGGTGGGCCATCGGGCTCCACGGCCAGTTCGTCTACTTCCTCGTCATGCTCTACGCCTCGCTCCTCTCCACCAACTCCTTCGTCGTCTTCATCAGCTCCATCGTGCCAAACTTCATCCTTGG GTACGCGGCGGTGATCGCGTTCACggcgctcttcttcctcttctgcgGCTACTTCGTGGACAGCCAGAGCATCCCGCAGGGGTGGAAGTGGATGAACACCGTGTCCACGATGAAGTACCCGTACGAGGGCCTCCTGATGAACGAGTTCGGCGGGACGCGCATCTTCTCCTCGAACCCGCCGCTCGACGGCAACGCCATCCTCGAGAACCTCACCATCAGCGTGCACAAGGACCGCAAGTGGAGGATGGTGCTCTACCTCCTCGGCTGGGCCGTCTTCTACCGCGTGCTCTTCTACCTCGTCCTCCGCTTCGCCTCCAAGAATAAGAGGAAGTAG
- the LOC119268696 gene encoding F-box/kelch-repeat protein At1g23390-like, with product MGVSIPASEPKHPRRHQERCEADGDGGESPALAALYLYGDVLESVVERVPAADLAAAAGVSREWLRAVRSALRRRPRRLPWLVVHLHGRRRRTAAYDPHSGAWLTVQAPRHATPSHVRLVRGARGDRVCALSCSGLDVAGDPLGTSACVAMKAPGVWRVDPVLAAVGDRVVALGGACQLALAEGEDAAAVEVHEGGNWTACDPMPAALRESAAATWLSVAATDHRVYLADRTTGCASWFDPSMRRWGPTRRLKPDAGVSTWGVAPGRAGAEQLVLFGAKREGEGAKNKVVIQAWEVDGDTLDLSPGAGHHAMPSEMSARLFPHDEDEEDDGETLPSIGVCGNATGGYVYNSAEPANGAVLYELQQEGKTGGAVERWEWVPCAPSMRAEPLGRVILACSPVGLDELELSRGLPPLGPQRACTDVQ from the coding sequence ATGGGCGTGAGCATCCCAGCCAGCGAGCCGAAGCACCCGCGGCGCCATCAAGAAAGGTGCGaggccgacggcgacggcggggagtCGCCGGCGCTCGCCGCGCTGTACCTGTACGGGGACGTGCTCGAGTCGGTGGTGGAGCGCGTGCCGGCGGCTGATCTCGCCGCCGCGGCGGGTGTCTCGCGCGAGTGGCTCCGCGCGGTGCGGTCCGCGCTGCGCCGGCGCCCGCGCCGGCTGCCCTGGCTCGTGGTCCACCTCCACGGCCGCCGTCGCCGGACCGCGGCCTACGACCCGCACTCCGGCGCGTGGCTCACCGTGCAGGCCCCGCGCCACGCCACGCCGTCCCACGTGCGCCTCGtgcgcggcgcgcgcggcgaccgGGTGTGCGCGCTCTCCTGCTCCGGCCTCGACGTCGCCGGCGACCCTCTTGGGACGTCCGCGTGCGTCGCCATGAAGGCCCCCGGCGTGTGGCGCGTCGACCCGGTGCTGGCCGCGGTGGGCGACCGCGTGGTCGCCCTCGGCGGCGCGTGCCAGCTTGCGCTCGCCGAGGGAGAGGACGCCGCCGCGGTGGAGGTCCACGAGGGCGGGAATTGGACCGCCTGCGATCCGATGCCGGCGGCGCTCCGCGAGTCCGCCGCAGCGACTTGGCTTTCGGTGGCCGCGACGGATCACAGAGTGTACCTCGCGGACAGAACCACCGGGTGTGCGAGCTGGTTCGATCCGTCGATGCGGCGGTGGGGTCCAACCCGCCGCCTCAAGCCAGACGCCGGCGTCTCCACGTGGGGCGTCGCGCCTGGTCGCGCCGGCGCCGAGCAGCTCGTCCTCTTCGGAGCGAAGCGCGAAGGCGAGGGGGCAAAGAACAAAGTCGTCATCCAAGCATGGGAGGTGGACGGCGACACTCTGGATCTGTCCCCCGGCGCGGGCCACCACGCAATGCCGAGCGAGATGTCGGCGAGGCTTTTCCCGcacgacgaggacgaggaggacgacggGGAGACGCTCCCGTCGATCGGGGTGTGCGGCAACGCCACCGGAGGGTACGTGTACAACTCGGCCGAGCCAGCCAACGGCGCCGTGCTCTACGAGCTGCAGCAGGAGGGGAAGACGGGGGGCGCCGTGGAGCGGTGGGAGTGGGTGCCGTGCGCGCCCTCGATGCGCGCCGAGCCGCTGGGTCGCGTCATCCTCGCGTGCTCCCCGGTGGGGTTGGACGAGCTCGAGCTGTCGCGTGGACTACCACCTCTGGGCCCACAACGTGCATGCACGGATGTACAGTGA